A genomic window from Nosocomiicoccus massiliensis includes:
- a CDS encoding response regulator transcription factor: protein MPNILVVEDEQNLARFLELELTYEGYDVEVTFDGLSGLEHALDKDYDCILLDLMLPELNGLEVCRKIRKEKDTPIIMITAKDTTYEKVIGLDYGADDYIVKPFEIEELLARIRVIMRRRKVHESNILESNGITIDLSAYKVLVNETELDLTKTEFELLRLLIENENIVLKRETILDQIWGYDNEVETNVVDVYIRYLRNKLKQYDLDKIIETVRGVGYVIRE, encoded by the coding sequence ATGCCAAACATTTTAGTTGTCGAAGATGAACAAAATTTAGCACGTTTTCTAGAGCTTGAACTCACTTATGAAGGCTATGACGTAGAAGTAACGTTCGACGGATTAAGTGGGCTAGAACATGCTTTAGACAAAGATTACGACTGTATATTACTCGATTTAATGTTGCCAGAGTTAAATGGATTAGAAGTATGTCGTAAAATTAGAAAAGAAAAAGACACACCAATTATTATGATTACAGCAAAAGATACAACATATGAAAAGGTAATTGGCTTAGATTATGGCGCAGACGATTATATCGTTAAACCATTTGAAATTGAAGAGCTACTCGCACGCATTCGCGTCATTATGAGACGCAGAAAAGTACACGAGTCGAATATATTAGAATCAAACGGTATAACAATTGATTTATCAGCATATAAAGTACTCGTCAATGAAACAGAACTAGACTTAACAAAAACAGAATTCGAATTATTACGATTACTCATTGAAAACGAGAATATTGTATTAAAACGTGAGACGATTCTAGATCAAATTTGGGGATACGATAACGAAGTTGAAACGAACGTCGTTGACGTTTACATTCGTTATTTACGAAATAAGCTCAAACAATATGACCTCGATAAAATTATCGAAACTGTTCGGGGTGTTGGGTATGTGATTCGAGAATGA
- the deoD gene encoding purine-nucleoside phosphorylase encodes MSIHIGAKQGDIAETILLPGDPLRAKYIAETFLEDVTQFNEVRNMFGFTGTYKGKRISVMGTGMGIPSISIYVHELMRDYGVKNLIRVGTCGAIKEDINVRDLIIAQSASTDSSQNTKLFNNISYAPTSDFELLASAYNEATKRGTNAIVGNVFTADSFYDEKGNIEQLAEYGVLALEMESSALFTIAKKYNARALSILTVSDHVITGEETSAMERQTTFNEMIEIALDAALPFAESL; translated from the coding sequence ATGAGCATTCATATTGGTGCAAAACAAGGCGACATTGCAGAAACTATTTTACTACCAGGAGATCCGTTACGTGCAAAATACATTGCAGAAACATTTTTAGAAGATGTTACACAATTTAATGAAGTAAGAAACATGTTCGGTTTTACTGGAACATATAAAGGAAAAAGAATTTCTGTTATGGGTACAGGAATGGGAATTCCTTCTATCTCTATTTATGTCCATGAGTTAATGCGTGATTACGGAGTTAAAAACTTAATTCGTGTTGGTACTTGTGGTGCGATTAAAGAAGATATTAATGTACGTGATTTAATTATCGCTCAAAGTGCATCGACTGATTCTAGTCAAAACACGAAATTATTTAATAATATCAGTTATGCACCGACTTCAGACTTTGAATTACTCGCGTCCGCTTACAATGAAGCAACGAAACGCGGAACGAACGCGATTGTCGGTAACGTATTTACAGCTGATTCATTTTACGATGAAAAAGGAAACATCGAACAACTTGCAGAATACGGTGTACTTGCGTTAGAGATGGAGTCAAGCGCATTATTTACAATTGCTAAAAAATATAACGCAAGAGCGCTGAGTATTTTAACAGTATCTGACCACGTAATAACAGGTGAGGAAACTTCAGCAATGGAAAGACAGACGACATTTAATGAGATGATTGAAATTGCATTAGATGCAGCTCTTCCATTTGCAGAATCATTGTAA
- a CDS encoding sensor histidine kinase, with protein sequence MRLAILIITGSFIMFSTFLIYATSIYLKDLQYRAADRSAVELHSLYSTTPINAITERDIYTSLYDNQKFVLFTMSGEEVYRWPSKDQSYNVPREQIINPDFYPMEINDKKYIVKTVMIESEYWNGYIAIIHPMQEYYTILQMIIIIATIIAFMSISVTSVISYFISGQMVRPIYRFTKQLQYVENNGFSERLDLRTNLSEIDYMVVSFNKMMDTLEESFNQQKQFVEDASHELRTPLQIVQGHLNLINRWGKNDKAVLEESLQISIDEMGRITKLIEELLELTKNENKQKLVLEPIDLNNEILSRVNAMRQLHPSYTFTTDLKDDLYYAISQHQFEQILVIFLDNAVKYDNKNKSIHIVSKQMSNKIKIEISDKGVGIPKEEVNKVFDRFYRVDKSRSRELGGNGLGLSIAKKIIEANGGNVYITSKINEGTTIHIEFPLK encoded by the coding sequence ATGCGGTTAGCAATTTTGATAATCACGGGTTCTTTTATTATGTTCAGTACGTTCTTAATTTATGCAACGAGTATATATTTAAAAGATTTACAGTACCGTGCAGCTGATAGAAGTGCTGTTGAATTACATTCTTTGTATTCAACGACACCGATCAACGCGATTACTGAACGCGATATTTATACGAGTCTTTATGATAATCAAAAATTTGTACTCTTTACGATGAGCGGTGAAGAAGTGTACCGTTGGCCGAGTAAGGATCAGTCTTATAATGTACCACGTGAACAAATTATTAACCCGGATTTTTATCCGATGGAAATCAATGACAAAAAATATATCGTAAAAACTGTCATGATAGAATCAGAATATTGGAATGGATATATTGCAATCATTCACCCGATGCAAGAGTATTATACAATTTTACAAATGATAATTATTATCGCAACGATTATCGCATTTATGTCGATATCCGTGACATCTGTCATTAGTTACTTTATTTCTGGACAAATGGTACGTCCAATATACCGATTTACAAAGCAACTTCAGTACGTTGAAAATAACGGGTTTTCTGAACGTCTCGATTTACGAACGAATTTATCAGAAATTGATTACATGGTTGTTTCATTTAACAAAATGATGGATACACTTGAAGAGTCATTTAATCAGCAAAAGCAATTTGTAGAAGATGCATCACATGAACTACGTACGCCTCTACAGATTGTTCAAGGGCATTTAAATTTAATAAACCGATGGGGTAAAAATGACAAAGCGGTACTTGAAGAGTCACTTCAAATTTCTATCGATGAGATGGGGCGTATTACTAAATTAATTGAAGAATTGTTAGAGTTAACAAAAAATGAAAACAAACAAAAACTCGTCCTTGAGCCAATTGATTTAAACAATGAAATTTTAAGTCGCGTCAATGCGATGAGGCAACTTCATCCGTCTTATACATTTACTACTGATTTAAAAGATGATTTATATTACGCTATAAGTCAGCATCAGTTTGAACAAATACTCGTTATCTTCCTAGATAATGCCGTAAAATACGATAATAAAAATAAATCAATTCATATCGTATCTAAACAAATGAGTAATAAAATTAAAATTGAAATATCTGACAAAGGAGTCGGGATTCCTAAAGAAGAGGTCAATAAAGTCTTCGACCGTTTTTATAGAGTCGATAAATCAAGAAGTCGTGAACTCGGTGGTAATGGACTTGGATTATCGATTGCTAAAAAAATTATTGAAGCAAACGGTGGAAACGTGTATATCACAAGTAAAATTAATGAAGGAACGACAATTCATATTGAATTTCCTTTAAAGTAA
- the msrA gene encoding peptide-methionine (S)-S-oxide reductase MsrA: MAKATLAGGCFWCLVKPFDQYDGVNSVTSGYSNGHKENPTYEEVGSGTTGHTEAVQIDFNPDVISYREILEVFFKTFDPTDNDGQFGDRGLMYMPAVFYHDDTQKETAETYIDELNESKVFNDPVITPVLPYKNFYAAEDYHQDFYKKNSAHYNAFYKGSGRKGFIEKHWSEN, from the coding sequence ATGGCAAAAGCGACATTAGCAGGTGGTTGTTTTTGGTGTTTAGTTAAACCATTCGACCAATACGATGGTGTAAATTCAGTAACAAGTGGCTACTCAAACGGCCACAAAGAGAATCCGACATATGAAGAGGTTGGATCTGGTACAACAGGTCATACAGAAGCGGTACAAATTGATTTTAACCCAGATGTTATTTCATACCGTGAAATTTTAGAAGTGTTCTTTAAAACATTTGACCCAACAGATAATGATGGACAATTCGGTGACCGTGGATTGATGTATATGCCTGCTGTCTTTTATCATGATGACACTCAAAAAGAAACAGCAGAAACTTATATCGATGAATTAAACGAGTCAAAAGTATTTAACGATCCTGTGATTACACCTGTGTTACCGTATAAGAACTTTTATGCAGCAGAAGATTATCATCAAGACTTTTATAAGAAAAACAGTGCACATTATAATGCGTTTTATAAAGGTTCTGGTCGTAAAGGGTTTATTGAGAAACATTGGAGTGAAAACTAA
- a CDS encoding S41 family peptidase: MNNEIPKSSHRLKVSLNIFWFIVIILTTIFLSVLITALSLGGKTERAVNVGTDTRQEFVKLYNVYDTLSSEYYTDVDKEHLIESSIKGMVNGLNDPYSEYMQVDETADFEESITGEFYGIGAEIMQDDQNVIVSSPMKGSPAEKAGVQPGDKILAIDGESIKGWSSHEAVQLIRGEEGTDVTLTIQRGSDKPFDLVITREKIHIDSVTSEIKDDVSHISINRFQQDTAKELKLALEDAKEKKVKDVVLDFRSNPGGLLNEAVEMINFFVDKGELVLYLEHKNGDREEIYAENDRLVKEDDFDNIYILLNEGSASASEVFAGAMRDLTKAEIVGTKSFGKGIVQRTSEFKDQSLVKYTNTKWLTPNGDWIHEKGIEPDFVINNPDFYRVKFLDREDAYIETQENDDIITIKVMLEALGYNIETMDNVFDANLTDAVKNYQKDNNLDENGIVTGDTTAQLMKDIRQHIQDNDTQYDYLLDYIKGEKSKEDITKEMKEESKYIPVDDSRKRSNQDDE; this comes from the coding sequence GTGAACAACGAAATACCAAAAAGTAGTCATCGTTTAAAAGTCAGTTTAAATATATTCTGGTTTATCGTCATCATACTAACGACGATTTTTCTCTCTGTATTAATTACCGCACTAAGTTTAGGTGGAAAAACGGAACGCGCAGTAAACGTCGGAACTGATACGAGACAAGAGTTCGTTAAATTATATAACGTGTACGACACTCTATCTTCAGAATATTATACAGACGTTGACAAAGAACATTTAATTGAATCTTCGATTAAAGGTATGGTGAATGGTTTAAACGATCCATATAGTGAATACATGCAAGTAGACGAAACAGCTGATTTTGAAGAATCAATTACCGGCGAATTTTACGGTATTGGTGCTGAAATTATGCAAGATGATCAAAACGTTATCGTCTCAAGTCCAATGAAAGGCTCGCCAGCGGAAAAAGCAGGCGTTCAGCCTGGAGATAAAATACTCGCAATTGACGGAGAGTCAATTAAAGGTTGGTCTTCACACGAAGCTGTTCAACTTATTCGTGGTGAAGAGGGTACGGATGTCACGTTAACGATTCAAAGAGGTTCTGACAAACCATTTGACCTCGTTATTACTCGTGAAAAAATTCATATCGATAGTGTCACTTCAGAAATTAAAGATGATGTTTCTCATATTAGTATCAATCGTTTCCAACAAGATACTGCGAAAGAATTAAAACTTGCGCTTGAGGATGCTAAAGAGAAAAAAGTTAAAGACGTCGTACTAGATTTTCGTTCAAACCCAGGTGGTCTATTAAACGAAGCTGTTGAGATGATTAATTTCTTCGTAGATAAAGGCGAACTCGTCTTATATCTCGAGCATAAAAATGGTGACCGTGAAGAGATATATGCTGAAAATGATCGATTAGTAAAAGAAGATGACTTTGACAACATCTATATTTTACTCAACGAAGGTTCAGCAAGTGCGAGTGAAGTATTTGCTGGAGCGATGCGAGATTTAACGAAAGCTGAAATCGTCGGTACGAAATCATTTGGTAAAGGTATCGTACAAAGAACGAGTGAATTCAAAGATCAATCATTAGTTAAATATACGAACACGAAATGGTTAACACCAAATGGCGACTGGATTCACGAAAAAGGTATCGAACCTGACTTTGTAATTAACAATCCAGATTTCTATCGAGTGAAGTTCTTAGATAGAGAAGATGCCTATATTGAAACACAAGAGAACGATGATATTATTACGATTAAAGTGATGTTAGAAGCGTTAGGTTATAACATAGAAACAATGGATAACGTCTTTGACGCTAATTTAACAGATGCTGTTAAAAATTATCAAAAAGACAATAACTTAGATGAAAATGGTATCGTTACAGGGGATACGACAGCTCAATTAATGAAAGATATTCGTCAACACATCCAAGATAATGACACTCAATACGATTATCTATTAGATTATATTAAAGGCGAAAAGTCTAAAGAAGATATTACAAAAGAAATGAAAGAAGAGTCTAAGTACATTCCTGTCGATGATTCTCGTAAACGTTCAAATCAAGACGATGAATAA
- a CDS encoding undecaprenyldiphospho-muramoylpentapeptide beta-N-acetylglucosaminyltransferase, which translates to MKLNDDVVVLTGGGTIGHVMLNTLIAPELLNDNVKPYYIGSKTGIEKEIIEKSGIEYYSISSGKLRRYLSFENIKDVFKVTKGIFDARRILKKLQPKFVFSKGGFVSVPVVLAAKSLNIPVYIHESDISPGLANKIAGKFAKKIFVTFEKTLNFVDSNKSEYVGPVIREELLHGSKEIAENITGLDPNKPTIMFIGGSLGAKSINDLVHNHLDTFVDQYQVIHITGPDNIREDISHPNYRQYEFVQHELAHFYKISDVVISRSGANVIYELLLLKQPMLLIPLPLSQSRGDQIENAEYFKSKGYAETIEDESITPKRIIDNIRKIENNKLEYIKNMETFTAGMTPKRLTEHLLKEE; encoded by the coding sequence ATGAAATTAAATGATGATGTAGTCGTATTAACAGGTGGAGGAACAATCGGTCACGTCATGTTAAATACGTTAATCGCTCCAGAACTGTTAAATGATAACGTAAAGCCATATTACATCGGTTCTAAAACAGGTATTGAAAAAGAAATTATCGAAAAATCCGGTATCGAATACTACAGCATTTCAAGTGGTAAGTTACGACGCTATTTATCATTTGAAAATATTAAAGATGTATTTAAGGTGACAAAAGGCATTTTTGATGCGAGACGTATATTAAAAAAGTTACAACCGAAATTCGTCTTTTCAAAAGGTGGTTTTGTGTCAGTACCAGTTGTACTCGCAGCAAAAAGTTTGAATATACCCGTCTATATTCATGAGTCAGATATTTCTCCAGGACTAGCGAATAAAATTGCTGGTAAATTTGCTAAAAAGATATTTGTCACTTTCGAAAAGACGTTAAACTTTGTCGATTCAAATAAATCTGAGTATGTAGGACCTGTCATTCGTGAAGAATTGCTACATGGTAGTAAAGAGATTGCAGAGAACATTACTGGACTAGATCCGAATAAACCGACAATTATGTTTATCGGAGGGAGTTTAGGGGCAAAATCTATAAACGATTTAGTGCATAACCATTTAGATACTTTTGTAGACCAATACCAAGTCATTCATATAACTGGTCCAGATAACATTCGTGAAGATATTAGTCATCCTAATTATCGCCAATACGAATTCGTACAACATGAACTCGCACATTTCTATAAAATTTCTGACGTCGTGATTTCACGTAGTGGAGCAAACGTTATTTACGAATTACTACTCCTTAAGCAACCGATGCTTTTAATCCCATTACCGTTATCTCAAAGTCGTGGAGACCAAATTGAAAACGCTGAGTACTTTAAAAGTAAGGGATATGCTGAAACGATTGAAGATGAATCTATAACTCCAAAACGAATCATTGACAATATTAGGAAAATCGAAAATAATAAACTAGAATACATTAAAAATATGGAGACATTTACAGCGGGGATGACACCAAAACGCTTAACAGAACATCTACTTAAGGAGGAGTAA
- a CDS encoding phosphatase PAP2 family protein yields MSRDKKISLFIVFTLIFGVIAVFHESRVGRYIDREVYEFIYASESFLTTALFLGVTQLGEVISMIILSIIVIAILLLYRMNIHALFLVVSMLISSILIPVLKHSFDRERPAFLRLIEIGGFSFPSGHSLGSTIFFGSLMVLIKHTNLNHKAVLYALCAVAILLICSSRVYLGVHFPTDVLAGMAIGAATVSLVSWIFHGKFKDIK; encoded by the coding sequence ATGAGTCGTGACAAGAAAATATCACTGTTTATCGTATTTACTCTAATATTTGGTGTGATTGCAGTGTTTCACGAATCACGTGTCGGTCGTTATATCGACCGCGAAGTGTATGAGTTTATCTATGCGTCAGAAAGTTTTTTAACAACTGCATTATTTTTAGGGGTCACTCAACTCGGTGAAGTTATCTCAATGATTATTCTCTCAATCATTGTCATTGCGATTTTACTGTTATACAGAATGAACATTCACGCATTGTTTTTGGTCGTCTCAATGTTAATATCTAGCATTTTAATTCCTGTTCTGAAACATTCATTCGACAGAGAGCGTCCGGCGTTTTTACGCTTAATTGAAATTGGTGGATTTAGTTTTCCGAGTGGACACAGTCTCGGTTCGACCATATTTTTTGGAAGTTTGATGGTGTTAATAAAACATACGAATTTAAATCATAAAGCTGTACTGTATGCACTTTGTGCTGTCGCAATTTTACTTATTTGCTCGTCACGCGTATATCTCGGCGTCCATTTTCCAACAGACGTTCTCGCAGGCATGGCAATCGGAGCAGCGACAGTTTCTTTAGTATCATGGATATTCCATGGAAAATTTAAAGATATAAAATAA
- a CDS encoding sterile alpha motif-like domain-containing protein, with protein sequence MKSYSFYQFMKTKVGEKSESGVFATHVVNDLDFPKFSTDYNNISDYLEKTPYDGASLHTFDTLFEEYENWLKY encoded by the coding sequence ATGAAAAGTTATTCTTTTTATCAGTTTATGAAAACAAAAGTCGGTGAAAAGAGTGAAAGCGGAGTGTTCGCTACACACGTAGTGAATGATTTAGATTTCCCCAAATTTTCTACTGACTATAATAATATTTCAGACTATTTAGAAAAAACACCATACGACGGTGCGTCATTACACACGTTTGATACTTTATTTGAAGAATATGAAAATTGGTTAAAATATTAG
- a CDS encoding GNAT family N-acetyltransferase codes for MITHLYESITLENDRIKLIPMQLSHAKDLQKVNHESIWTYMLYQAITEEQMTEWVSSAIDSRNNMQAIPFVVILKSTDEVLGSTRIQHIDYERQSCEIGASWFGTSAQRTFVNSDSKFLLLEFCFEVMGMMRVQIRADERNVRSNKAIERLGFTKEGVLRKERALHGIPRNLVVYSIIDDEWPEVKKNLIIRQQSYSNDTPGKVSGV; via the coding sequence TTGATTACTCATTTATATGAATCAATCACTCTTGAGAATGACAGAATTAAATTAATTCCGATGCAGTTGTCCCACGCAAAAGATTTACAAAAAGTAAACCATGAAAGTATATGGACGTATATGTTATATCAAGCTATCACTGAAGAGCAGATGACTGAATGGGTCTCAAGTGCAATAGATTCACGTAACAACATGCAGGCAATTCCGTTTGTCGTCATTTTAAAATCAACAGATGAAGTGCTCGGTAGTACAAGAATTCAGCATATCGACTATGAACGACAAAGTTGCGAGATTGGTGCCAGTTGGTTTGGAACGAGTGCACAACGTACTTTTGTAAACTCTGACTCAAAGTTTTTACTGCTCGAATTTTGTTTTGAAGTAATGGGTATGATGCGTGTTCAAATTCGTGCTGATGAAAGAAATGTGCGTTCAAATAAAGCAATCGAGAGACTCGGATTTACAAAAGAAGGAGTCTTAAGAAAAGAACGTGCACTCCATGGCATACCTAGAAACTTAGTCGTATACTCAATAATTGATGATGAATGGCCAGAAGTGAAAAAGAACTTAATCATACGACAACAAAGCTATAGTAATGATACTCCAGGTAAAGTTTCTGGTGTGTAA
- the msrB gene encoding peptide-methionine (R)-S-oxide reductase MsrB: MKKDISELTEMEYHVMKENGTEPPFQNEYDQHTEAGIYVDKLSGQALFSSTDKYDAGCGWPSFTRTIDESVSEHFDDSFGMRRIEVRSETSDSHLGHVFNDGPVESGGMRYCINSAALTFIPKEELKDTDYEKYLTLFE, from the coding sequence ATGAAAAAAGACATTTCTGAACTCACTGAAATGGAATATCACGTCATGAAAGAAAATGGTACTGAACCACCGTTTCAAAATGAGTATGATCAGCACACTGAAGCGGGTATCTACGTCGATAAATTATCCGGTCAAGCATTGTTTAGTTCGACGGATAAATATGATGCTGGATGTGGTTGGCCATCATTTACACGTACAATCGATGAATCTGTCTCTGAACATTTTGATGATTCATTTGGAATGCGTCGTATTGAAGTACGTAGCGAAACGTCTGATTCACATTTAGGTCATGTATTTAATGATGGTCCTGTTGAATCAGGGGGAATGAGATATTGTATTAACTCTGCTGCATTAACTTTTATTCCAAAAGAAGAGTTAAAAGATACAGATTACGAAAAGTATTTAACATTGTTTGAGTGA
- a CDS encoding DUF2140 family protein, with amino-acid sequence MNNIWKVLFIILFSINAIVIGTIGYKVITLPDYDQLSEPSTQSKDSNLQVVANNETIEKIINDNIDDNMYVNVSTSGIEIETLYSVLNINVPVNVSIEPLVKDDQIILQLKDIDIARFSVSLDLIYDTLKNHVTLDNGMEFSDDAPEIIIDSKVFKQQLEYDVTIDEIDYKNDKWYFSVDGLF; translated from the coding sequence ATGAATAATATTTGGAAAGTTTTATTTATAATATTATTTTCCATTAACGCTATAGTTATTGGGACAATTGGTTATAAGGTCATAACGTTACCAGATTATGACCAATTAAGTGAGCCTAGCACACAGTCAAAAGATTCGAACTTACAAGTCGTTGCGAACAACGAAACAATTGAAAAAATTATCAATGACAACATAGACGATAATATGTACGTCAATGTTTCAACAAGTGGCATCGAAATTGAAACGTTATATTCTGTTTTAAACATCAATGTTCCAGTAAACGTTTCAATTGAACCACTTGTAAAAGACGATCAGATTATTTTACAATTAAAAGATATTGATATCGCAAGATTTTCAGTCAGCTTAGATTTAATATATGATACACTTAAAAACCATGTAACATTAGATAATGGCATGGAATTTAGTGATGATGCACCAGAGATTATTATCGATTCAAAAGTTTTTAAACAACAACTTGAATACGACGTTACAATCGATGAAATTGATTATAAAAATGATAAGTGGTATTTTTCAGTTGATGGATTATTTTAG
- a CDS encoding dihydrofolate reductase, whose product MLSLIVAYANQNVIGFKGDMPWRLPHDLKRLKEITTGHTIVMGRTTYESLGRPLPNRKNVVLTSQDIDDDGIEIIRSLDEIKSLDGKVFVFGGSQLYDAMIDEVEEMYVTEIYESFVGDTFFPEYDKNDFELVSREDYDVSEEVNYPYAYLHYVKKDSYE is encoded by the coding sequence ATGTTATCGTTAATAGTAGCATATGCAAATCAAAACGTTATCGGATTTAAAGGCGATATGCCGTGGCGCTTGCCACATGATTTAAAACGTTTAAAAGAAATTACAACAGGACATACAATCGTCATGGGTCGAACGACATATGAGTCACTTGGGAGACCACTACCAAATAGAAAAAACGTCGTCTTAACGAGTCAAGATATAGATGATGACGGTATTGAGATTATTCGTAGTCTCGATGAAATCAAATCTTTAGACGGTAAAGTATTTGTATTCGGTGGCAGTCAGTTATACGATGCAATGATCGATGAAGTAGAAGAGATGTACGTCACTGAAATTTATGAATCGTTCGTTGGAGATACGTTCTTCCCAGAATATGACAAAAATGATTTTGAATTAGTATCAAGAGAAGATTATGACGTTTCAGAAGAAGTAAATTATCCGTACGCATATTTACATTACGTAAAGAAGGATTCTTATGAATAA